From the Calliopsis andreniformis isolate RMS-2024a chromosome 4, iyCalAndr_principal, whole genome shotgun sequence genome, one window contains:
- the Orp8 gene encoding oxysterol-binding protein-related protein 8 isoform X1, with protein MGININKFRSIMSSQPIVVPGGDHRSQSDAHSVPVGSTSDSFKTMTPPNVSRSLSNRISDSGCGTLPSKLEPVDQQLRRSSVQVQTPTLHKLPSTESLSTSVNLTTAAPPLSPGLTTMGEAIQKTDNTSDKSLDSCKLTRKESYKAQRKNYRMEKKRVANELLSSFKDPTVIVMSDWLKVRGTLKSWTKLWCILKPGLLLLYKSPKTKSNHWVGTVLLNTCQVIERPSKKDGFCFKLFHPLEQSIWAPRGPEKEAIGAVVQPLPTSYLIFRAPSQAAGKCWLDALELSLRCSSLIVRSTSAIPRALPHDTTTTHETQWSEADYEKHFDEHDLDDISQPENGVAADAEISASESESEGSVKEDQPETINETPYVANEHEVLGVAGEVVTELQEEQKSLIWFLMKQVRPGMDLSKVVLPTFILEPRSFLEKLADSYYHADLLSQAVVEDDAFTRMKGVVKWYLSGFYKKPQGLKKPYNPLLGETFRCYWQHFNGSRTFYIAEQLSHHPPISGFYVTNRQDGFTISATIIAKSKFYGNSTSAVLDGVAILTMLPRGEDYTMTIPYAHCKGILMGTLSMELGGKVHINCEKTGYHTELEFKLKPFLGGAEQLNQVVGAIRLGKETLATISGYWDGQIIITDKRSGQESVFFNPTPEIRKKRLKKYTVPLEHQGPWESEKLWLDVTQAINRDDQVAATDAKTLLEEAQRERAKERKLKGQEWVPKYFVQDIITGNWVYRHADVRPWDPRNDVVQYEQDYIVRTKTRHKTPIMRTGSIVSTEPQTQVPLLQAESRSSLSVLKSSKRQLSSNLPLTETVHDSGSSSAEVHSDSSQSVGKRKRSTARIIDVIKDVERQMLEYGEKLNRIQHILEQLAIRQRGQGDQHHSISMFKSFIDTVVVIVIVFSVQYFVNIWSEEPSGG; from the exons ATGGGCATCAATATCAATAAGTTCCG ATCCATAATGAGTTCCCAACCCATTGTGGTGCCAGGTGGTGACCACCGATCTCAGTCAGATGCTCATTCTGTGCCTGTTGGGAGCACTTCTGACTCATTTAAAACCATGACACCGCCAAATGTTAGCAGATCACTCAGTAATC GTATTAGTGACAGTGGATGTGGTACATTACCCAGTAAGCTAG AACCTGTGGATCAGCAACTTCGACGAAGCAGTGTTCAAGTACAAACTCCAACATTACATAAACTTCCATCAACAGAGTCCCTATCAACAAGTGTAAATTTAACAACTGCTGCACCTCCACTATCTCCAG GCCTAACTACAATGGGAGAAGCTATTCAAAAGACAGATAATACATCTGATAAG TCTTTGGATTCTTGTAAATTAACACGAAAAGAATCATATAAGGCTCAAAGGAAGAATTACCGAATGGAAAAGAAAAGAGTTGCCAATGAACTCCTAAGTTCATTCAAGGATCCAACTGTTATTGTTATGAGTGATTGGCTCAAAGTGCGCGGAACCTTAAAGAGTTGGACAAAATTATGGTGTATCCTGAAACCTGGTTTACTGTTACTCTATAAAAGTCCAAAAACAaaa AGTAATCATTGGGTGGGAACAGTTTTACTTAATACATGCCAAGTAATAGAACGTCCAAGCAAAAAGGATGGATTTTGTTTTAAACTATTTCATCCTTTAGAACAATCGATATGGGCTCCAAGAGGTCCAGAAAAAGAAGCTATTG GTGCCGTTGTACAACCTTTGCCAACTTCTTACTTAATATTTAGAGCTCCTTCACAGGCAGCTGGCAAATGCTGGTTAGATGCACTTGAATTGTCTTTACGTTGTTCCTCGCTAATTGTACGTTCAACAAGTGCAATACCACGTGCTCTACCACACGATACTACGACAACTCACGAAACTCAATGGAGTGAAGCAGATTACGAGAAGCATTTTGATGAACACG ACCTGGACGACATTAGCCAACCAGAGAATGGAGTAGCAGCTGACGCAGAAATCAGTGCTTCTGAGAGTGAATCTGAGGGATCAGTTAAAGAAGATCAACCTGAAACAATCAATGAAACTCCATATGTGGCGAATGAACATGAGGTTCTTGGTGTG GCTGGGGAAGTCGTTACAGAATTACAAGAAGAACAAAAGTCTCTAATATGGTTCCTGATGAAGCAAGTTCGACCAGGCATGGACTTGTCCAAAGTAGTTCTACCGACTTTCATTTTAGAACCTCGTTCATTTTTAGAGAAATTAGCCGATTCCTACTATCACGCAGATTTACTATCtca GGCAGTGGTCGAAGATGACGCGTTTACACGTATGAAAGGAGTAGTTAAGTGGTATCTGTCTGGTTTCTATAAAAAACCTCAGGGTTTAAAAAAGCCTTATAATCCACTCCTGGGGGAAACTTTCCGCTGCTACTGGCAGCACTTCAATGGTTCAAGGACTTTCTATATAGCAGAGCAA TTATCCCACCATCCACCTATATCAGGATTCTATGTTACAAATCGACAAGATGGATTTACTATTAGTGCTACAATTATTGCTAAATCTAAATTTTATG GAAATTCGACATCTGCAGTTCTGGATGGTGTTGCAATATTGACAATGCTACCCAGAGGAGAAGACTATACAATGACTATACCATATGCTCATTGCAAAGGAATTCTGATGGGTACATTGTCCATGGAACTAGGTGGGAAGGTCCATATAAATTGTGAGAAAACAGGCTACCATACcgaattagaatttaagcttaagcCATTCCTCGGCGGTGCGGAGCAATTAAATCAAGTTGTAGGAGCAATACGACTCGGAAAGGAAACGCTTGCCACTATATCAGGATACTGGGATGGTCAAATTATAATTACAGACAAAAGATCGGGG CAAGAAAGTGTGTTCTTTAATCCAACCCCAGAAATACGTAAAAAGAGATTGAAAAAATACACCGTACCTCTCGAACACCAAGGACCATGGGAGAGTGAGAAATTATGGCTCGACGTTACGCAAGCAATCAATCGAGATGATCAAGTTGCGGCTACAGATGCAAAAACTTTATTAGAGGAAGCTCAAAGAGAGCGTGCTAAAGAACGAAAGCTCAAGGGGCAAGAATGGGTTCCTAAATATTTCGTTCAG GATATTATCACGGGTAACTGGGTCTATCGACATGCAGATGTCCGACCATGGGATCCTAGAAACGATGTTGTGCAATATGAACAAGATTATATAGTGCGTACGAAGACCAGACACAAAACACCAATTATGCGTACTGGTAGTATCGTATCGACTGAACCACAGACTCAG GTTCCACTTCTTCAAGCTGAATCCCGTTCATCGCTTTCTGTACTGAAATCTTCAAAAAGACAATTGTCCAGCAATTTACCATTAACAGAAACGGTTCATGATTCTGGAAGTTCGTCAGCAGAGGTACACTCCGATTCTAGTCAGTCTGTAGGTAAAAGGAAGCGTTCTACTGCGAG GATAATAGATGTTATCAAGGATGTAGAGCGCCAAATGTTGGAATATGGAGAGAAGCTGAATCGTATTCAACATATTCTAGAGCAACTCGCTATAAGACAAAGAGGTCAAGGTGATCAGCATCATAGCATAAGTATGTTCAAGAGCTTCATAGACACAGTCGTTGTTATTGTGATTGTTTTTTCTGTACAATACTTTGTAAATATATGGAGCGAAGAACCTAGCGGAGGTTGA